In Solanum lycopersicum chromosome 5, SLM_r2.1, the following are encoded in one genomic region:
- the LOC101246246 gene encoding chaperone protein dnaJ 49 has protein sequence MDGNKDEALKCLKIAQTSIESGNRERALKFLNKARRLDPSLEIDDLLSQADAFQSKSSVSSSPSSSSIPSKSGSSCTRRRVSLYTEEQVTIVREIKRKKDYYDILGLEKGSSVEDVRKSYRKLSLKVHPDKNKAPGAEEAFKMVSKAFQCLSDAERRRTYDSVGSEEPVYTRHPTTHHHATGFRFSDDVDADEIFRNFFFGGMNPATTTHFSFGTGMGMGGNQGSKSLFKTLIQLLPVILILLVNFLPSSDPVYLFSRSYPYDLRLATERGVNYYVKSGKFEQEYPVNTPMRSALEEKIDNDYFSILSHNCRLEQQQLHWGYQRQTPNCDTLKQFQAAA, from the coding sequence ATGGATGGTAACAAAGATGAGGCTTTGAAATGCTTAAAAATCGCACAAACTTCGATTGAATCTGGAAATCGAGAACGGGCGTTGAAATTCTTGAATAAAGCACGTCGATTAGATCCATCgcttgaaattgatgatttattgtCACAAGCTGATGCTTTTCAATCTAAAAGTAGTGTATCCAGCTCTCCTTCTAGCTCATCTATACCCTCTAAGTCGGGAAGTAGTTGTACTCGTCGGAGAGTTTCTTTGTATACGGAGGAACAAGTTACAATTGTTAGGGAGATCAAGAGGAAGAAGGATTATTACGATATCTTAGGGTTGGAGAAAGGATCTAGTGTTGAGGATGTGAGGAAATCTTATAGGAAGTTATCTTTAAAAGTTCATCCTGATAAGAACAAGGCTCCGGGGGCGGAAGAGGCGTTTAAGATGGTGTCTAAGGCATTTCAGTGTTTGAGTGATGCGGAGAGAAGGAGAACATATGACTCTGTTGGCTCTGAGGAGCCTGTTTATACGAGACATCCTACTACACATCATCATGCTACTGGATTTCGATTTAGTGATGACGTTGATGCTGATGAGATATTTAGGAATTTCTTCTTTGGCGGTATGAATCCGGCAACTACTACTCATTTTAGCTTTGGCACTGGAATGGGAATGGGAGGAAATCAGGGATCAAAGTCCTTATTCAAGACTTTGATTCAATTGTTGCCTGTCATATTGATCTTGTTGGTCAACTTTCTACCTTCATCAGACCcagtttatttattttcgagGTCTTATCCATATGATCTTCGCCTGGCTACAGAAAGGGGTGTCAACTACTATGTCAAGTCTGGGAAATTTGAACAGGAGTATCCTGTTAATACCCCAATGCGTTCAGCCCTTGAAGAAAAAATCGACAATGATTATTTCTCAATTCTATCTCACAACTGCAGGCTTGAGCAACAACAGCTTCATTGGGGTTATCAACGACAAACACCAAATTGTGATACATTAAAGCAGTTCCAAGCTGCAGCTTGA